The Musa acuminata AAA Group cultivar baxijiao chromosome BXJ2-2, Cavendish_Baxijiao_AAA, whole genome shotgun sequence genome contains the following window.
CAACCAGCGCCAGATCGCGAGCCTCGGCGTCGCCAAGGACCTCGGCGACAGCGTCGGGTTCCTCGCCGGCACCCTCTGCGAAATCCTTCCCCTTTGGGTCGCTCTCCTCATCGGCGCGCTGCAGAACTTGATCGGCTATGGATTGGTTTGGCTCGTCGTGACACGACAAGTGCCGGTTTTGCCTCTCTGGGTGGTAAGCCAAGCCTTTTCCCGGGCTTCATGTTCCTCGGCAAAACGTGccctttttcctttctttctttgaaGAATCACGGTTTTACTGCTACTTTGAATTTTCTTTTCGGCGTTGACCtctttttgcttcttttacatTGGAACTACTGAATTCTTTGATCGATTGACATGTTATAATTGGTAAATAAAAGCGTGGAAATTTACAGTTTTTGGCACACTGGCATGTTATGATATTATAAGGGTTCTGACTTCTGAGAGGATCTCTCGAGGATCTCCAAATTTTCATTCGAAGAAAATTTGGAGAATTTTCTCTGCAGGATTAAGTTCTGCAAGTACATCTGAActgagtttggcaagtcccatagtcccacatcgggaaaatcagacttgttgtctcgtcttggaactataaataagggtctgagctttgatgttaggcacaccacgagaagtactacAAACACCACAAGAAATACAGCagacatcacaagaaaacctgcttatggtttgaagtcttcttgtttaggaagctgaaggtgttttatggcctaggaacatttcctaaggcatttgtaagtgtccctcttttatagtagtaatttgctcctctttcttccgtggatgtaggtcaaagtcatttgaccgaaccacgtatatctggtgttctggtgttttgtttgttcttgtcgcttttattatttccgctttattgtctttgttgtgttgccaaaattaccctttggtaaatatcctggggctagctctaacaaactggtatcagagcctggttctgggatcttttggcaacaatgacaatatcaaagatcgttgtcgagaaattcgatagaaatgtcaacttcgacatgtggcaactcaagatggaggccattctggttcaagacggagttgatttggcacttcagggtgctgagaacattccagatggtacgtcaaaggaagatcttgcgggtatggataagaatgcTCGATCCagtatcattctaaatctctctgacgaggttttacgggaggtagctacggagactacggctaagagcatgtgggacaaacttaaagccttgtacatgaagaggacagtggagaatcgtctctacttgaagcagagtctgtatatgcttcggatggttgaaggtacatctatactctcgcatcttgataagtttgattatttggttatggatttggagaatatagatgcaaaaattgatgatgaggataaggctttgttgctcttgtgttctcttccccaatcttttaagcatttccgtgatactttgatttatggaaaagaaacagtttcgtatcaggaaattaaatctgcactaaaatctaaggagcaaatagacagagatatcactggggaaagtaggggAAAtcatcttgtgttctcttccccaatcttttaagcatttccgtgatactttgatttatggaaaagaaacagtttcgtatcaggaaattaaatctgcactaaaatctaaggagcaaatagacagagatatcactggggaaagtaggggaaatcaggctgagggtctggttgtcagggataaaatggataaaagagaatttgacagtagtagatctaaatctagatctaaatccagacatagaaatttggaatgcagatattgtcataaaatggggcacattaagattgattgctttaaattgaaaaataaattaaagcaaaaggaaaaaattgttgagaaaccaactgagtccgctgaagttagtgtagcttctgatgagaattttggaaatattttctttgctactgatgacaggacaaagtctaaaaatgaatggattttagattcaggttgttcttatcacatgtgtcccaatagggatttgttttccacatatgaatcttgtaatggtggaattgttttgatgggcaataatgccgcatgtgatgttgttggtagaggaacaatccgaattaaaatgtatgatggtattgtgaggacgctcactaatgttagacatgttcctgatttgaaaaagaatctcatctctttaggcaccctagaggcccttgggtgtaaatacacagctgaaggtggagttatgaaagtttctagaagtgctattattgttatgaaagcttgtaggtctggtagcttgtatattctgcagggaactactgtcacaggttcagttgcagtttcgtcatcatcattgtctgattctgacattaccaaattatggcatatgcgtcatatgagaaatattcgaccaccacaaaggtatgcaaatttggttgcatatgctttgtctgttgcagaagaaacaagtgaagttggtgagcctacttcctattcagatgcagtttcttatgataattccgctaagtggttgattgctgaaggaaaagtccttgttcagaaaattcatacgaaggacaatccagctgatatgtttacgaagcctcttccggtttacaagttcaagcagtgcttggacttggttggtgttcattgttggtgattgcccgttggggcttttatgaagaaggtggagcaagttttgttgggacatgccaaggtggagatttgttagtttggcaagtcccatagtcccatatcgggaaaatcagacttgttgtctcgtcttagaactataaataagggcctgagctttgatgttagacacaccacgagaagtaccacagacaccacaagaaatacagtaggcatcacaagaaaacctgcttatggtttgaagtctttttGTTtaagaagctgaaggtgttttatggcctaggaacatttcctaaggcatttgtaagtgtccctcttttatagtagtaatttgctcctctttcttccgtggatataggtcaaagtcatttgaccgaaccacgtatatttggtgttctggtgttttgtttgttcttgtcgcttttattatttccgctttattgtctttgttgtgttgccaaaattaccctttggtaaatatcctgggactAGCTCTAACAACTCATTGTTGTATTAGTGCTCTTCCCTCGAGGCTTCTCGTACTCTCTTTGAACTTCCAAAAAGAAATGTGATTTAGCCTTTATCATCGGAATAGGTGTTCTTTTCGATCTGGCTCTTTATGTTGATATCTAGCGTGCCAAATTTATGTTGGTTTTGGTGTGTCTGGTGCAGATGTGCATTCTGATCTTTGTTGGCAACAATGGAGAGACATACTTCAACACTGCTGCCTTGGTTTCTTGTGTGCAAAACTTCCCTAAGAGCAGGGGACCTGTGGTGGGCATCCTGAAGGGATTTGCCGGTCTAAGTGGTGCTATTTTAACTCAAATATATGCTATGATCCACATTCCGAATCATGCAGCTCTCATTTTTATGGTCGCAGTTGGGCCGACCATGGTGGTGATGGCCTTGATGTTCATCGTGAGACCTGTTGGGGGTCACAGACAAGTGAGGCCTTCTGACGATTACAGCTTTAGCTTCATCTACAGTGTGTGCTTGATTCTGGCTGCTTATCTGTTGGGTGTCATGCTCCTCGAAGATCTAATCGACTTGAACCGAACTGTGATCACCACGTTTACTCTCATTTTGATCCTTATTCTTTTAGTCCCTGTAGCAATACCTGTGCTCTTGACGTcgagttcctccgaagacccTGCAGCCACTCTCGAGAGTCTTTTACCTGAGAATACgaaaggaggagggggaggagtagGATCCCAGGAACAAGCTGAGGTTATTCTGAGTGAGGTTGAAGACGAGAAGCCTAAGGAAGTCGACTCGCTTCCTGAATTAGAGAGGCAGAAAAGAATTGCGCAGTTGCAAGCAAGACTGTTTCAGGCTGCAGCCGAAGGAGCTGTGAGAGTCAGGAGGAAAAGAGGACCACGTCGGGGAGAGGACTTCACGCTGTTACAAGCTCTAATCAAAGCAGATTTCTGGCTATTGTTCTTCTCTCTGCTGTTGGGATCAGGATCTGGTCTGACGGTCATCGATAATTTGGGTCAGATGAGCCAATCTTTGGGTTATGAGGACACTCATATTTTTGTCTCCATGATCAGCATTTGGAATTTTCTTGGACGTATCGGTGGAGGTTATGTTTCTGAGATCATCGTCAGGTATTATATGTCAACTGTGTTTTGTTCCTTTGCTGCACAGCTCATCATTCCATGCAAATAATTAGTTCATATTGCTTCTATCTGCTAGCTAATGTCATGAAATCAATATTATCATCGATTCTACAGCCAAATCAATAATGTCATGAAACATCCTTTCTCTTTAGGCACCATATGAGCAATTCTTGTTTTCGAAAGAATGAACCATAACTATAAGATACTAGCTACGTTTATGTCCCATTTTCTTTATTTCTAGTATCCATCTTAGTATGTCTGTGGTTATGCTTGTGATGaaaagcaattccttttcttggtTTCAATTGCAATATTCTTCTCCCTAGAGTGAATTTGACCTTCAAATAGCAGTTCATCGAGTAGATGGAGCTACTAAATAAAGCATCATCATTATTCTGTTATCTCCTCCCTAAAGTTTTCTGGGTGGAAATAATTGCCaagaaatataataatacaatgcGGGATATAATCAAGTTCTAAAACCATACCACATGTTGGATATGTgacgagtatatatatatatatatatataatcagcaGATAAGGGAATATATGTTTACATCAAAAGACGAGGATTAGAGGAAGTACTTACTACCTATAAACGGTAATGGAGTAGGATCAAAATAGAAGAGAAATGCTTCCATGTTTTTGTACTAATTATGTCTCTATGTTTCCTTCCACCATTTTTGGGATAATCTTATCAGGAATCGGGCGTATCCGAGGCCTGTAGCTCTGGCAGTAGCTCAGGTTCTGATGGCACTTGGACATTTTTGCTTTGCAATGGCTTGGCCACGGGCAATGTACATCGGCACTCTGCTCATTGGGCTCGGATATGGTGCGCACTGGTCTATCGTGCCAGCTGCTGCCTCTGAACTGTTTGGCTTGAAGAACTTTGGAGCACTATACAATTTTCTCACCGTCGCAAATCCAGCAGGTTCATTAGTGTTCTCTGGTCTGATTGTTAGTGGTATGTATGATCACGAAGCCGAGAAACAAGCTCGAAATCGACATAGTTCGTCAGCCTTCTTGTTTGGAAGATTGCTCGATGCAGCAAGCTTCAGTGAGGAGAAGACACTCCAGTGTGAAGGAGCCATATgcttcttcctttcttccttgTTGATGTCGGGACTCTGTGTCGTCGCAGTGATCTTGAGCATGATTCTTGTGCACAGGACCAAGGTCGTCTATGCCAGTCTCTACGGAAATGGTACGTGAGATCCTGATTCATTTTCCTGGAGTGTTGTGTCTGCTTTCAAGTAGTCGTGGCCTACTGCTTGAGTTTCGATTTGTCGGTCGTATCGTATCGTATCGATCGAATGTTGATGTATTTATTCTGTGCAAAAGTGAAGTATTGTGTAAAACGCTTGTGCATGGCTTCTGATGTTCCAAACCATCTACACTGGAACAAGAAACGATTCAACCAAAAAATATGATCAGGAATACAAAGGACATGAGTTGCTGATCCTATAACAACTATGATCTTACCATGGCTCTGACATCATTGGATAAGTAACATAACATGAATATTCGCCTTGCCTCCAAATACCAAGGATCTATCTACATGGCATAAAGTGTGATAGTCTACAACAATTCATAAcatgtaataaaaataatatgatgaCTGCATGGAAGTGTGAATCTACAGAAATATCATACTAGTGCTCACCTTTTGGGATGATTCCTCTTCTCTTTAATCTCTCGCTCTCTATTCAATCTGCATATTGGCTTAAATGAACTGTATAGTTTATACTATTTACCTGCTAATATTTGGACTCATAACTAGTGTTTCCTTTGGCATATAAAGTGAAGCGGATGATGAATGAGGAAACAAGACCTACACAGTTTAATATTTTGCCAAGTTCTCATTTGGTACAAAACTAGCTTATACATCATTTGGTACACACCATTTAGTTCATACATCAAACACAAAAATCCAATAAATAACTACAATGACACCATTTGAAAGCACCATCTCCACTCCTGTTTACAACTATATTAAAAATGCTATCATTCTAACTCATGAATCTTTACAAAAACACACAATCCACTAGTGTTTTAGCATAGAAACAAATACCATCGAGTCACAGTACCTCTTTAAGACTCCAATTCTAGCACAAATAGAGCACTATCCCTGACCTGCATTAAGGGATTCCCTGGTGTGTACAGTATATGAAGGTGGAAATTGTAGAGCAGTGATGCAGTGGAACAA
Protein-coding sequences here:
- the LOC135605194 gene encoding protein NUCLEAR FUSION DEFECTIVE 4-like isoform X1; its protein translation is MDRLQGNLQSFFHNRWLVFVAAMWMQSWAGIGYLFGSISPVIKSSMGYNQRQIASLGVAKDLGDSVGFLAGTLCEILPLWVALLIGALQNLIGYGLVWLVVTRQVPVLPLWVMCILIFVGNNGETYFNTAALVSCVQNFPKSRGPVVGILKGFAGLSGAILTQIYAMIHIPNHAALIFMVAVGPTMVVMALMFIVRPVGGHRQVRPSDDYSFSFIYSVCLILAAYLLGVMLLEDLIDLNRTVITTFTLILILILLVPVAIPVLLTSSSSEDPAATLESLLPENTKGGGGGVGSQEQAEVILSEVEDEKPKEVDSLPELERQKRIAQLQARLFQAAAEGAVRVRRKRGPRRGEDFTLLQALIKADFWLLFFSLLLGSGSGLTVIDNLGQMSQSLGYEDTHIFVSMISIWNFLGRIGGGYVSEIIVRNRAYPRPVALAVAQVLMALGHFCFAMAWPRAMYIGTLLIGLGYGAHWSIVPAAASELFGLKNFGALYNFLTVANPAGSLVFSGLIVSGMYDHEAEKQARNRHSSSAFLFGRLLDAASFSEEKTLQCEGAICFFLSSLLMSGLCVVAVILSMILVHRTKVVYASLYGNGT
- the LOC135605194 gene encoding protein NUCLEAR FUSION DEFECTIVE 4-like isoform X2 — its product is MCILIFVGNNGETYFNTAALVSCVQNFPKSRGPVVGILKGFAGLSGAILTQIYAMIHIPNHAALIFMVAVGPTMVVMALMFIVRPVGGHRQVRPSDDYSFSFIYSVCLILAAYLLGVMLLEDLIDLNRTVITTFTLILILILLVPVAIPVLLTSSSSEDPAATLESLLPENTKGGGGGVGSQEQAEVILSEVEDEKPKEVDSLPELERQKRIAQLQARLFQAAAEGAVRVRRKRGPRRGEDFTLLQALIKADFWLLFFSLLLGSGSGLTVIDNLGQMSQSLGYEDTHIFVSMISIWNFLGRIGGGYVSEIIVRNRAYPRPVALAVAQVLMALGHFCFAMAWPRAMYIGTLLIGLGYGAHWSIVPAAASELFGLKNFGALYNFLTVANPAGSLVFSGLIVSGMYDHEAEKQARNRHSSSAFLFGRLLDAASFSEEKTLQCEGAICFFLSSLLMSGLCVVAVILSMILVHRTKVVYASLYGNGT